In Cryptomeria japonica chromosome 10, Sugi_1.0, whole genome shotgun sequence, a genomic segment contains:
- the LOC131030691 gene encoding 17.6 kDa class I heat shock protein 3-like, whose amino-acid sequence MDPFKLQVLDALDLTPNMLDLIKPIHIPVDWLETNQAHIFKANLPGFKKEDVKVQVEDECVMHISGERKKDEVDKNDKWRRLERPHGPFSRRFRLSENVMMDKIKANVTNGVLTVTIPKAAESKPKVMLINISEN is encoded by the exons ATGGATCCATTCAAGCTTCAGGTGTTGGATGCACTGGATCTCACACCCAATATGTTGGACCTAATCAAGCCCATTCATATTCCTGTGGATTGGCTTGAAACTAATCAAGCCCACATCTTCAAAGCTAACTTACCTG GTTTCAAAAAAGAGGATGTGAAagttcaagtggaagatgagtGTGTTATGCATATAAGTGGAGAACGTAAGAAGGATGAGGTGGACAAGAATGACAAGTGGCGTCGTTTAGAGAGACCACATGGCCCTTTCTCTCGTCGCTTCCGCCTATCAGAGAATGTTATGATGGATAAAATAAAGGCCAACGTGACAAATGGAGTGCTGACTGTGACAATTCCAAAGGCTGCTGAGAGTAAGCCTAAGGTCATGCTAATCAATATATCTGAAAATTAA